In the genome of Deltaproteobacteria bacterium CG2_30_66_27, the window TTGTCTTCTTCCACAAGGACCAATCGATGAAACGGCAATCTGTTGCATATGCGCCGGGGCGCGTCCCAACTTCATGAAGGTGGCGCCGCTCTTCCACGCCCTGTCGGGGTGGAAGGAGCCGGTGCGGTCCCGCCGCCGAGCGGATCGCGGAGATACTGCCGAGGCACGGTACGTGCTCTCCTCGGAGGAAAATCCTTTCCACGAGGAGAACAGACCGACGCCCGGGCTATCGCCCGCGGAAAAGAAAATGCGTATGATGGTGCCAAGAGGAAAGGAGGCATCTACATGAAACGGGATGAGGTCCTTGCCCTGTTGCGGGGGTATCGGGCCGAGTTGGAAGAATATGGCGTGAAATCTTTAGCGATCTTCGGATCCCTTGCCCGAGACGAGGAAACGGACCAGAGCGATGTAGACATCCTCGTGGAGTTCGGCCGGCCGGTCGGTCTCTTCGAATTCGTGCGGGTCAAAAACCATCTTGAAAAAATTCTTCATCGGCCCGTTGACCTGGTAACCCCGGAG includes:
- a CDS encoding nucleotidyltransferase — translated: MKRDEVLALLRGYRAELEEYGVKSLAIFGSLARDEETDQSDVDILVEFGRPVGLFEFVRVKNHLEKILHRPVDLVTPEGLKKQLKERILREAIHAA